A window of Stenotrophomonas indicatrix genomic DNA:
CGCGCGTTCGAATGTAAGGCCCGGCACATCCACGCGCTGCCACCCTGCCCTCGTCTCCAGATACAGCTCGCCCGGACGGTTGATGCAGATTTCCGTCACTTCAGGCGAGGTCATGTACTCGGCGATGCCCAGTACTTCGTACTGATAGCGCAGGAAATCGCTGGAGACGAGGGCGAGGGGTGACACTTCGGCGTCCATGGTCGTTCTGGGTTACCGGCGGGCGTTCAGCACGTTGGTGAAGTCCACGTCTTTGGCGACGTAAACGTTCACGATGGTGCCCTGGTTGATGGTGACCGTCGGCGGACGACGGCCGCTGCTGAGCGCTTCGTTGGCCAGGCGCTCCATGGTGCGTGCGGTCGAGCTTTCATAGGGTGACTGGATCGTCATGCCGTTATTGGCAACCGTCGTTGTCTCAGGCCCATGCTCGGCTGCGGCATACTTGAAGGCGTCCGCGATCAGGCTGATCATCAACGCCGAAGCAATGCGGCTGCCCCAGTGCGCGCTGTACTGACCCGGATGACCGGCGCCACCCAGGCCGTCAACGCCAGGGCTGGACATCGCCACGTCGATGCCATTCGGAGTGGTGATGCGGTCCCAGATGACCTCGACGCGCTTGCCGGCAGGACCACCGCCATACGCACCATAGATCTTGGAGCCCTTCGGCAGCAGCAGGCTACGGCCATTGATCGAATAGACCGGCTCGGTCAGCAGGCAGGACGTATAGCCGGCCAGATCGGTGATGATGCGGGTTTCGAGCACGCAGCGCAGGTAGGTGCCACGCACCAGCAATGCGTCAGGGCTGTTGATGTGGGTTGCACTGGACACATCGTCGACATCGGGACCACGACGTACCCGCGCCGGCGCACCTCCGCCATTCTGCCCTTGTAGATTGGCGATCATGGCGCGTTGGTACTCGCTCATGCCGCCGCCAGCGCCCCCCTGTCCCTGGGCATCACCTGCACTGGTACCGCCGGATGATCCGATGCGACGATCCAGCAGCGACGGGCCACGCTCGATGGGCCGTTCGTCGCGATCCTCCCGCTGCGGCATGAAGCTGGCGTTGTTGCGAGGCGCAGGCGGCGGCGGCAGCGCCGGCAGCATTTCAATCGGCTCCGCTGCGGTTGCGACTTCCGGCGTCGGTGCCGGAGCGACGTTCGGCAACTGAGGCGTCGTCGCACGAGCGACTTCCTTCACCTTGGGCGCAGCGTCGTCATTCTGTCCCTTGCGGAACAGCAGCATACCCATTGCCACCAGCAACACCACGATGCCGCCCAGGAACAGCAACGCCTTGCGGTTCAGACGCTGCTCTTCAGCAGAGCGCAGTTGCGGCGCACTGGCGTCCAGATCCGGCGCGGCGCCGGACTGGGCGTTGCCGAAATAGGGGTTGGCAGGTGCTTCAGGTGCAGCGCCGGGAGTGCTGCCATACGGACTATTGCTCTCGCCCTGCCCGTTGTTCGGATCGTTTCCGGGAGTGTTCTGCTGGCTC
This region includes:
- a CDS encoding TrbI/VirB10 family protein; its protein translation is MSQQNTPGNDPNNGQGESNSPYGSTPGAAPEAPANPYFGNAQSGAAPDLDASAPQLRSAEEQRLNRKALLFLGGIVVLLVAMGMLLFRKGQNDDAAPKVKEVARATTPQLPNVAPAPTPEVATAAEPIEMLPALPPPPAPRNNASFMPQREDRDERPIERGPSLLDRRIGSSGGTSAGDAQGQGGAGGGMSEYQRAMIANLQGQNGGGAPARVRRGPDVDDVSSATHINSPDALLVRGTYLRCVLETRIITDLAGYTSCLLTEPVYSINGRSLLLPKGSKIYGAYGGGPAGKRVEVIWDRITTPNGIDVAMSSPGVDGLGGAGHPGQYSAHWGSRIASALMISLIADAFKYAAAEHGPETTTVANNGMTIQSPYESSTARTMERLANEALSSGRRPPTVTINQGTIVNVYVAKDVDFTNVLNARR